In Limibacillus sp., a genomic segment contains:
- a CDS encoding OmpA family protein, whose product MAVNEAQQLLNRQMRQTRRSHEKLALLSAVSLLAVALPLGGGLAQETIPEDPAAGTTIISGSGVYHLPEGVYVPPVLRPQTQESLPEAPERVTDAAPAPTPAPTPAPAPAPAAETPPEPEVAATPEPEAPAQPAAESQQIDQTPVPVAPAPAPEPAPAPAPAPAPEPQAAPAPPPSAETPPAPAPEPAPEPESDVAQEQETPAEEAGEAAAPPAVPVAPVEDVTGQPDAPAEAVEEAEPEEEGEQIPPELQQPPGDVFTLAFEPGSSRLPDGAAPTLAEASDRAKLRPGAQITLMAYAAGEEASDQRARRLSLARALAVRGFLIQQGIVSTRVEIRPLGASNLSGEADRVDIIVQR is encoded by the coding sequence ATGGCCGTCAACGAGGCCCAACAACTCCTGAACAGGCAGATGCGCCAGACCCGGCGATCCCACGAGAAGCTGGCCCTGCTCAGCGCCGTGAGCCTGCTCGCGGTGGCGCTGCCTCTGGGCGGCGGTCTGGCTCAGGAAACAATCCCCGAAGATCCCGCCGCCGGCACCACGATCATCAGCGGCAGCGGCGTCTATCATCTGCCTGAAGGCGTCTACGTGCCGCCGGTCCTGCGCCCGCAGACCCAGGAAAGCCTGCCCGAAGCACCGGAGCGCGTGACCGACGCCGCCCCGGCGCCGACACCGGCGCCGACGCCTGCTCCCGCACCCGCGCCCGCCGCCGAGACACCGCCCGAGCCGGAAGTCGCCGCGACGCCCGAACCGGAAGCGCCCGCCCAACCCGCCGCCGAAAGCCAGCAGATCGACCAGACACCGGTTCCGGTCGCGCCAGCGCCAGCGCCTGAGCCAGCCCCGGCCCCTGCGCCTGCGCCCGCACCAGAACCACAAGCGGCACCCGCGCCCCCGCCGTCTGCGGAGACGCCGCCCGCCCCTGCGCCCGAGCCTGCCCCCGAGCCTGAAAGCGACGTCGCTCAGGAGCAGGAAACGCCCGCCGAGGAGGCCGGAGAGGCCGCAGCGCCGCCCGCGGTGCCCGTGGCCCCGGTCGAGGATGTGACCGGCCAGCCGGACGCGCCGGCGGAAGCGGTCGAGGAAGCGGAGCCAGAGGAAGAGGGCGAGCAGATTCCGCCCGAATTGCAGCAGCCGCCGGGCGACGTCTTCACCCTCGCCTTCGAGCCCGGCTCTTCCAGACTGCCGGACGGCGCGGCGCCGACCCTGGCCGAGGCATCCGACCGCGCGAAGCTGCGCCCCGGCGCGCAGATCACGCTGATGGCCTACGCGGCCGGAGAAGAAGCGAGCGACCAGCGCGCCCGGCGCCTCTCGCTGGCGCGCGCGCTCGCCGTGCGCGGCTTCCTGATCCAGCAGGGGATCGTCTCGACGCGGGTGGAGATCCGCCCGCTCGGCGCCTCCAATCTTTCCGGCGAGGCCGACCGGGTTGACATCATCGTGCAGCGCTAG
- a CDS encoding inositol monophosphatase family protein: MRSPLINVMVKAVIKAARSVQRDFGEVENLQVSKKGPADFVTQADLKAERKLREELQQSRPEIGFLLEESAKAGEKIGEHAVWVGDPLDGTTNFLHGLPHWAVSLALVERGEPTAAVIYDPIKEELFFAERGKGAYLNDRRLRVSGRRRLEESVLATGIPFKGAKDHDRFLGELERVMAETAGVRRWGAASLDLAYVAAGRYDGFWERDLMPWDVAAGVLLVREAGGFVSAIDGRAFRLEGDSILATNAEINLVLRKLLSRKEKSA, translated from the coding sequence ATGCGCTCCCCCCTCATCAACGTCATGGTAAAGGCGGTCATCAAGGCCGCCCGCTCCGTCCAGCGCGACTTCGGCGAGGTCGAGAACCTGCAGGTCTCCAAGAAGGGCCCGGCGGATTTCGTCACCCAGGCCGACCTGAAGGCCGAGCGCAAGCTGCGCGAGGAACTGCAGCAGTCGCGCCCGGAGATCGGGTTCCTGCTGGAGGAGTCCGCCAAGGCGGGTGAGAAGATCGGCGAGCACGCCGTCTGGGTCGGCGACCCGCTCGACGGCACCACGAACTTCCTGCACGGCCTGCCGCACTGGGCCGTCTCTCTGGCGCTGGTCGAGCGCGGCGAGCCCACGGCGGCGGTGATCTACGACCCCATCAAGGAAGAGCTCTTCTTCGCCGAGCGCGGCAAGGGCGCCTACCTGAACGACCGGCGCCTGCGTGTCTCCGGACGGCGGCGGCTGGAAGAGTCCGTGCTGGCGACCGGCATCCCCTTCAAGGGCGCGAAGGACCACGACCGCTTCCTGGGGGAGCTGGAGCGGGTCATGGCCGAGACCGCGGGCGTGCGGCGCTGGGGCGCTGCTTCGCTCGATCTGGCCTATGTGGCCGCCGGGCGCTACGACGGCTTCTGGGAGCGGGACCTGATGCCCTGGGACGTGGCGGCGGGGGTCTTGCTGGTGCGCGAAGCCGGCGGCTTCGTGTCCGCGATCGACGGGCGCGCCTTCCGCTTGGAGGGCGACAGCATCCTCGCGACCAACGCCGAGATCAATCTCGTCTTGCGAAAGCTGCTTAGCCGCAAGGAAAAGAGCGCTTAG